One window from the genome of Hyphomonas neptunium ATCC 15444 encodes:
- a CDS encoding IS110-like element ISHne5 family transposase: MTLITIGVDVSKDTLDVHLHPDGLHRQFTNDAAGYRTVLGWVAGRPVARLVFEASGAYHRAFERAMGEAGLALCKVNPARARRFAEAIGQSAKTDRIDAAMLARMGAVLEPAARAAPSKTASDLKELHMMRAALVKDRTAAKNRAGTLTLPLLKRQLRQRLAAIDRQITQIEQAMQALIEADPELARKRDILISIPGIAERSAFALLTGMPELGDLGNPAASALSGTAPRTRQSGKWTGKAFVQGGRAHVRRSLYMPALAAARFNPDLNHTYRHLTGRGKPPKLALTAIMRKLIILANTLIRENRKWTPKPN; the protein is encoded by the coding sequence ATGACACTGATTACCATCGGCGTGGATGTTTCAAAAGACACTCTTGATGTCCACCTTCATCCTGACGGGTTGCACCGTCAGTTCACAAACGATGCCGCCGGCTATCGCACGGTCCTCGGCTGGGTCGCGGGCCGGCCGGTCGCCCGCCTCGTCTTTGAGGCAAGCGGAGCCTACCACCGAGCCTTTGAGCGCGCGATGGGCGAGGCAGGCCTTGCTCTGTGCAAGGTCAATCCGGCCCGGGCCCGGAGGTTTGCAGAGGCAATTGGCCAGAGCGCCAAGACTGACCGGATCGACGCCGCCATGCTGGCCCGGATGGGGGCTGTTCTGGAGCCAGCCGCGCGCGCCGCGCCGTCAAAAACAGCGAGTGATCTCAAAGAGTTGCACATGATGCGAGCGGCCCTCGTCAAGGACAGGACGGCGGCGAAGAACCGCGCCGGAACGCTCACCCTGCCGCTTTTGAAACGCCAGTTGCGCCAGAGGCTGGCAGCCATTGACCGCCAGATCACACAGATCGAGCAGGCCATGCAGGCGCTCATCGAGGCTGACCCCGAGCTTGCCCGCAAGCGGGACATCCTCATCTCGATCCCCGGTATCGCCGAACGCTCTGCCTTTGCCCTCCTGACCGGCATGCCGGAGCTGGGCGACCTCGGTAACCCAGCCGCCAGCGCCCTCTCGGGAACCGCGCCGCGAACCCGCCAGTCAGGCAAGTGGACCGGCAAGGCGTTCGTGCAGGGCGGCCGCGCCCATGTCCGGCGTTCACTCTATATGCCAGCCCTCGCCGCCGCCCGGTTCAACCCCGACCTCAATCATACCTACAGGCATCTTACCGGCCGGGGAAAGCCGCCAAAACTTGCCCTCACCGCCATCATGCGAAAGCTT
- a CDS encoding CaiB/BaiF CoA transferase family protein, whose amino-acid sequence MKLDGLKVLDLSAFLPGPHMTMMMADHGADVIMVEPANGLGEPVREIGETTPDGNTVWFRNVARGKRSLKLNLKDPAGVELLLKLAEQADVFVEAFRPGVVKRLGVGYEAVSARNPKIVYCSISAFGQTGQHVQKPAHDLVVQAMTGLMDLGRGLSDGQPAPPPVPFADASASLMALSAILMALYRRTQTGEGDYIDMSMYDAAIAWTPNVLGPVFGKGEAPKPKQMRSFGGAAMNSIYRTSDDGFVVIGGSEVKFAENLLTALGRVDLLPYAKIPPGDEQEPLKVYFRETFASETLAYWEAFLQPVDCCWAVVRDLKAAFDDPFTAERGMVFADGDGNRHVGPPIRFAKEPPQPNPKLAAYGEHSEEIARETGMSAEEAAALKARGVI is encoded by the coding sequence ATGAAACTCGACGGTCTCAAAGTTCTCGATCTCTCGGCGTTTTTGCCGGGGCCGCATATGACGATGATGATGGCCGACCATGGCGCGGACGTGATCATGGTGGAGCCGGCCAATGGGCTGGGCGAGCCGGTGCGGGAGATCGGCGAGACGACGCCGGACGGCAATACGGTGTGGTTCCGCAATGTGGCGCGGGGCAAGCGGAGCCTGAAACTGAACCTGAAAGACCCAGCCGGTGTCGAGCTGCTGCTGAAGCTGGCCGAGCAGGCGGATGTGTTTGTCGAGGCGTTCCGGCCGGGCGTGGTGAAGCGGCTGGGCGTTGGCTATGAGGCAGTTTCGGCGCGCAACCCCAAGATCGTTTACTGCTCGATTTCCGCCTTCGGGCAGACCGGGCAGCATGTGCAGAAGCCCGCGCATGACCTCGTGGTGCAGGCGATGACGGGGCTGATGGATCTGGGGCGGGGCCTCAGCGATGGGCAGCCGGCGCCCCCGCCCGTGCCGTTTGCCGATGCGTCGGCCTCGCTGATGGCGCTGTCTGCGATCCTGATGGCGCTTTACCGGCGCACGCAGACGGGCGAGGGCGATTATATCGACATGTCGATGTATGACGCGGCGATTGCCTGGACGCCGAATGTGCTGGGGCCGGTGTTTGGCAAGGGCGAGGCGCCGAAGCCGAAACAGATGCGCAGCTTTGGCGGCGCGGCGATGAACTCGATCTACAGAACCTCCGATGACGGATTTGTCGTGATCGGCGGATCGGAAGTGAAGTTTGCGGAGAATCTGCTGACCGCTTTGGGGCGCGTTGATCTGCTGCCCTATGCGAAGATACCGCCGGGGGATGAGCAGGAGCCACTGAAGGTCTATTTCCGCGAGACGTTTGCGAGCGAGACGCTGGCCTATTGGGAGGCATTTCTTCAGCCGGTGGATTGCTGCTGGGCGGTGGTGCGTGATCTGAAAGCCGCGTTTGATGATCCGTTCACGGCAGAGCGCGGGATGGTGTTCGCCGATGGCGACGGCAACCGGCATGTTGGCCCGCCGATCCGCTTTGCGAAGGAGCCGCCGCAACCTAATCCGAAGCTGGCGGCCTATGGCGAGCATTCGGAGGAGATTGCGCGGGAGACGGGGATGAGCGCGGAAGAAGCAGCGGCGCTGAAAGCGCGGGGGGTTATTTGA
- a CDS encoding PaaI family thioesterase has translation MSDAALKAMEASMPFAKAIGLTLTRADKEAVIGQVTVGPEHCTAGGIAHGGFLMTLADCVGAIGAFLSLPAESKMTTTTESKTNLISGAPVGTVLRATAAPVSVGRRLQVWQTRIETEAGKLVALTTQSQMNL, from the coding sequence ATGAGCGACGCAGCCCTGAAGGCGATGGAAGCTTCGATGCCCTTTGCGAAAGCCATCGGGCTGACGCTGACACGTGCGGACAAGGAGGCGGTTATCGGACAGGTGACCGTGGGGCCCGAGCACTGCACGGCGGGCGGGATTGCGCATGGCGGGTTCCTGATGACGCTGGCCGATTGCGTGGGGGCGATCGGGGCGTTTCTGAGCCTGCCGGCTGAGTCCAAAATGACGACGACGACCGAGAGCAAGACGAACCTGATCTCAGGCGCGCCGGTGGGGACGGTTCTGAGAGCAACTGCCGCACCTGTAAGTGTTGGCCGCAGGCTTCAGGTCTGGCAGACGCGCATCGAAACGGAGGCGGGCAAGCTGGTCGCGTTGACCACCCAGTCTCAGATGAACCTTTAA
- a CDS encoding NAD-dependent succinate-semialdehyde dehydrogenase: MKLKDSSLLKSEAFIGGAWRAATSGETFEVTNPATGETLISVPKMGADETREAIDAAAKAFPEWAALLAEKRSAILRQWFDLLMENQADLAALMTAEQGKSLTESKGEIAYAASFIEWFSQEARRTYGDIIPSHTPTARILVTHEPVGVTAAITPWNFPAAMIARKAAAALSVGCTMVVKPASATPLTALAMAVLAERAGIPAGVLSVITGSAGDIGGELTSNPKVRKVSFTGSTETGKKLMQQSASTLKRLSLELGGNAPFLVFDDADLDAAVEGAIASKFRNSGQTCVCANRFLVQDSIYDAFAEKLQKAVSKLKVGNGMDEGVDQGPLINDDAVETVKAHIEDAVTKGARIALGGKPHALGGTFFEPTILLDVPKTARLAREETFGPVAALFRFTDEAEAIAMANDTEFGLAAYAYTKDLARAFRVSAALDYGIVGMNEGLISTAIAPFGGRKESGFGREGSKYGVSDYLDIKYTLMGGLG, translated from the coding sequence TTGAAACTCAAAGATTCCTCGCTCCTCAAAAGTGAGGCCTTCATCGGCGGCGCCTGGCGCGCGGCCACATCTGGCGAAACTTTCGAAGTTACAAACCCCGCCACCGGCGAAACTCTGATTTCCGTCCCCAAAATGGGCGCCGACGAAACCCGCGAAGCTATCGACGCCGCCGCCAAAGCCTTCCCCGAATGGGCAGCCCTCCTCGCCGAAAAACGCTCCGCCATCCTGCGCCAGTGGTTTGATCTTCTTATGGAAAATCAGGCCGACCTCGCCGCCCTCATGACCGCCGAGCAAGGCAAATCCCTCACCGAATCCAAAGGCGAAATCGCCTACGCCGCCTCCTTCATCGAATGGTTCAGCCAGGAAGCCCGCCGCACTTATGGCGACATCATCCCCAGCCACACCCCCACCGCCCGCATCCTCGTCACCCACGAACCTGTCGGCGTTACAGCCGCCATCACGCCCTGGAACTTCCCCGCCGCCATGATCGCCCGCAAGGCCGCTGCAGCCCTCTCAGTGGGCTGCACGATGGTCGTAAAGCCCGCCTCCGCCACGCCGCTGACCGCCCTCGCCATGGCCGTCCTGGCCGAGCGGGCCGGCATCCCTGCTGGCGTCCTCTCGGTCATCACCGGCTCTGCCGGAGACATCGGCGGCGAGCTCACCAGCAATCCCAAAGTCCGCAAGGTCAGCTTCACCGGCTCCACAGAGACCGGCAAAAAGCTGATGCAGCAAAGCGCTTCCACCCTGAAACGCCTCAGCCTGGAACTGGGCGGCAACGCGCCCTTCCTCGTCTTCGATGACGCCGACCTCGACGCCGCCGTGGAAGGCGCCATCGCCTCCAAATTCCGCAACTCCGGCCAAACCTGCGTCTGCGCCAACCGCTTTCTGGTTCAGGACAGCATCTACGATGCCTTCGCCGAAAAACTCCAGAAAGCCGTGTCAAAACTGAAGGTTGGCAACGGCATGGACGAGGGCGTCGACCAGGGCCCCCTCATCAACGACGACGCCGTGGAAACCGTCAAAGCTCACATCGAAGACGCCGTCACCAAAGGCGCCCGCATCGCGCTGGGCGGCAAGCCCCACGCCCTCGGCGGCACCTTCTTCGAGCCGACGATCCTCCTGGACGTCCCCAAAACAGCCCGCCTCGCCAGAGAAGAAACCTTCGGCCCTGTCGCCGCCCTCTTCCGCTTCACCGATGAAGCCGAAGCCATCGCCATGGCCAACGACACCGAGTTCGGCCTCGCCGCCTACGCCTATACGAAAGACCTCGCCCGCGCCTTCCGCGTCTCCGCCGCGCTCGACTACGGCATCGTCGGCATGAATGAGGGGCTGATCTCCACTGCCATCGCCCCCTTTGGAGGCCGCAAGGAAAGCGGCTTCGGCCGCGAAGGCTCAAAGTATGGCGTCAGCGATTATCTCGACATCAAATACACGCTGATGGGCGGCCTCGGCTGA
- a CDS encoding AraC family transcriptional regulator, translating to MKSTHQLDLSRRPVVALADEYPSGFVDTAHSHERIQLLYACSGVMSVVTDKTSFVIPPQRAVWIPSQVQHEVSCRGPVSLRTLYIDPRYERDDPDCHIVEVGQLLRALILEVTQFEHDYDLQGREGQIVSLLVSELLASPKVPYAAPMPTDPRLVRVCREIIEHPSDQRDIDQWADIAGMSRRSFTRAFKRETGMGVALWRQQVRLLEALSLLSTGSSVTSVAMDVGYDSASAFCAMFQRAFGVSPSRYSF from the coding sequence ATGAAAAGCACTCACCAACTCGATTTGAGCCGCCGCCCCGTGGTCGCCCTGGCGGATGAATACCCGTCCGGCTTTGTGGATACGGCGCATTCGCATGAGCGCATCCAGCTGCTTTATGCGTGTTCCGGCGTGATGTCGGTGGTGACCGACAAGACGAGCTTTGTGATACCGCCGCAGCGCGCAGTGTGGATTCCCAGCCAGGTTCAGCATGAAGTTTCCTGCCGGGGGCCGGTATCGCTGCGCACGCTCTACATTGATCCGAGATATGAGCGGGATGATCCGGACTGTCATATCGTCGAGGTGGGACAGCTGCTCCGGGCGCTGATCCTTGAGGTCACGCAGTTTGAGCATGATTATGACCTTCAGGGGCGCGAGGGACAGATTGTCAGCTTGCTGGTGAGCGAGCTGCTAGCCTCGCCCAAGGTGCCTTATGCCGCGCCGATGCCGACCGACCCGCGGTTGGTGCGGGTGTGCCGGGAGATTATCGAACATCCGTCTGACCAGCGCGACATTGACCAGTGGGCCGATATTGCGGGCATGAGCCGGCGCAGCTTTACGCGGGCGTTCAAGCGGGAGACCGGCATGGGCGTGGCGCTGTGGCGTCAGCAGGTGCGGCTGCTGGAGGCTTTGTCGCTGCTTTCCACCGGATCGAGCGTCACCAGCGTGGCTATGGATGTGGGCTATGACAGCGCCAGCGCGTTCTGCGCGATGTTTCAGCGCGCGTTTGGGGTTTCGCCGAGCCGGTATTCTTTCTGA
- a CDS encoding amidohydrolase family protein — protein MVCLKPEGDRNAASFRVRLMAAALVLGLSSCATPAQEADTIPEVAVAYTAGITGKRDMPLGKPGQTLPMQAARNISFETDEGSLLSLDVSPAGDVLVFDMLGDIYTLPVSGGKAARLTSGMAMDSQPVWSPDGKAVLFVSDRSGAENLWLMDADGGNPRQISLYDDNPVFVSPEWAPDGKSILVTRYWADRNAYELWRFRPVAGDMGEVLRATQGGDGSAVSTSSLGARYSADGGAIYLASLKEGDPAFNALAAWGIVRIDPVTGEEAAVLPAGAAGESVVPRFRPAVSPDGQSLVFGERREGVTLLKVMHLESGAVRTLGEVDPDAVLASLTHDAIARYDFSADGKALYVNRQGRIDRIALDGGAAEPVPFTADVSQDLGPLGRHPARIEGGAVRARLIQSPELSPDGAALVFTALGRLYVQALEGGAPRLVRGEGETGYHPSWSADGAALAFVSWTKAAGGDVWIAPQADGPARKISAETAFYTHPVFTPDGSAIVVVRSPAETRRRTYMEYGQWREAELVVMPLDGAPSRVLAAGRMGGTPHFAADPGEVLINTGKGVEAVSLADGARRVVTQAVGPGWYFSEGPAAADDLRVSPDGQWALAQIAHQLHLYRLGSAGETFDLSNPSGAHVQLTDIGADYFGWSEDGQEIYWALGAALKRVRLDEVVFERGSAETASRRTDIEVTAQRDEPLGRVLLTGANVIAMTDRASPEAVLANSDILIENGRIARIAPSGEILAGSGVSVVDVSGAYIIPGLIDAHYHVADIRRDVLDFDVWGLKTNLAFGITTLFDPSSLSIDMLTYQDLIEAGDVVGPRLYTTGPAIFDFNDFRSKGEVVSVLRRYSDYYRLSNLKQYRTGNRRVRQWVAEAANELGLSATTEGALSYRFSLTGILDGFSGVEHATPPIGPHKDFVDLSARSGTSGTLTLMITHGGLPADRVFMARDDAFNNQKYADFVPEWFREMRFQNVPAAPLCDYTYGVVGAGALSVHQAGGVVGLGAHGDIPGLGTQWELQAYVESGWTPGEALWAATMGSAQTISRDHALGSLETGKFADLVILNTNPLADIKNTLDIRYVMKNGRLYQPGTLTEAQATVNH, from the coding sequence ATGGTTTGCTTGAAGCCTGAGGGAGACCGGAACGCCGCTTCGTTCCGTGTACGCCTGATGGCCGCGGCGCTCGTCCTTGGTCTGTCCTCCTGCGCGACGCCTGCGCAGGAGGCAGATACCATACCTGAGGTAGCTGTCGCCTATACGGCGGGAATTACCGGCAAACGGGACATGCCTCTGGGCAAGCCCGGCCAGACGCTGCCAATGCAGGCGGCGCGCAATATTTCCTTTGAAACCGATGAAGGCTCGCTGTTGTCGCTGGATGTTTCGCCTGCGGGCGACGTTCTGGTGTTTGACATGCTGGGCGATATCTACACGCTGCCTGTGAGCGGCGGAAAAGCTGCGCGGTTGACATCCGGCATGGCGATGGACAGCCAGCCGGTCTGGTCGCCCGATGGCAAGGCGGTCCTGTTTGTCAGTGACCGGTCTGGCGCGGAGAATCTCTGGCTGATGGACGCCGATGGCGGAAATCCTCGCCAGATCAGTCTGTATGACGACAATCCTGTTTTCGTGTCGCCTGAATGGGCACCGGACGGGAAGAGCATTCTGGTGACCCGCTATTGGGCTGACCGGAATGCCTATGAGCTGTGGCGGTTCCGGCCGGTGGCGGGCGATATGGGCGAAGTGCTGCGCGCGACGCAGGGTGGGGATGGCAGCGCGGTCAGTACCAGTTCGCTCGGCGCGCGGTATTCGGCAGATGGTGGCGCGATCTATCTGGCCTCGTTGAAGGAGGGTGACCCGGCATTCAACGCGCTGGCGGCCTGGGGCATCGTGCGGATTGATCCGGTAACGGGCGAAGAGGCGGCGGTGCTGCCCGCTGGCGCGGCTGGAGAGAGCGTGGTGCCACGCTTTCGGCCGGCCGTCTCGCCGGATGGGCAGTCGCTGGTGTTCGGGGAGCGCCGGGAGGGCGTCACGCTGTTGAAGGTGATGCACCTTGAAAGCGGCGCGGTTCGCACGCTTGGCGAGGTTGACCCGGACGCGGTGCTTGCATCGCTGACGCATGACGCGATTGCGCGCTATGATTTTTCCGCTGATGGCAAGGCGCTGTATGTGAACCGGCAGGGGCGGATTGACCGGATTGCGCTGGACGGCGGGGCAGCTGAACCTGTTCCGTTTACGGCAGATGTGTCGCAGGATCTCGGGCCGCTGGGGCGGCACCCCGCGCGTATCGAAGGCGGGGCCGTGCGGGCGCGGCTGATCCAGTCGCCTGAGCTGTCGCCAGACGGTGCGGCGCTGGTCTTTACGGCGCTGGGGCGGCTGTATGTGCAGGCGCTGGAGGGCGGCGCGCCGCGTCTGGTGCGCGGCGAAGGCGAGACGGGGTATCATCCGTCCTGGTCTGCCGATGGTGCCGCGCTGGCCTTTGTAAGCTGGACGAAGGCGGCAGGCGGGGACGTCTGGATTGCGCCGCAGGCGGACGGACCGGCCCGCAAGATCAGTGCAGAAACGGCCTTTTATACCCATCCTGTGTTTACGCCCGATGGCAGCGCGATTGTGGTGGTGCGCTCGCCGGCGGAGACGCGGCGGCGGACGTATATGGAATATGGCCAGTGGCGCGAGGCTGAGCTGGTGGTGATGCCGCTGGATGGCGCGCCGTCGCGCGTGTTGGCGGCGGGGCGGATGGGCGGGACGCCACATTTTGCGGCTGATCCGGGCGAGGTATTGATCAATACCGGCAAGGGCGTCGAAGCGGTTTCGCTGGCCGATGGCGCGCGCCGGGTGGTGACGCAGGCTGTTGGCCCTGGCTGGTATTTTTCTGAAGGGCCTGCGGCGGCGGATGATCTGCGCGTTTCGCCGGACGGGCAGTGGGCGCTGGCGCAGATTGCCCATCAGCTGCATCTTTATCGTCTCGGCTCGGCAGGGGAGACGTTTGATCTTTCCAACCCCAGCGGCGCGCATGTTCAGCTGACGGACATCGGCGCGGACTATTTCGGCTGGAGCGAGGACGGGCAGGAGATTTACTGGGCGCTGGGCGCAGCGCTGAAGCGTGTGCGGCTGGACGAGGTGGTGTTTGAACGGGGTAGCGCGGAGACAGCGTCGCGCCGCACGGATATTGAGGTTACGGCGCAGCGCGATGAACCATTAGGCCGGGTGCTTCTGACCGGGGCGAACGTCATTGCGATGACTGACCGCGCGTCGCCGGAGGCTGTGCTCGCGAACTCTGATATTCTGATCGAGAATGGCCGCATCGCGAGAATTGCGCCTTCTGGTGAAATTTTGGCGGGGAGCGGTGTTTCAGTCGTTGATGTTTCGGGCGCCTATATTATTCCTGGACTGATTGATGCGCACTATCATGTGGCCGATATTCGCCGCGATGTGCTTGATTTTGATGTCTGGGGCCTGAAGACAAATCTGGCCTTTGGCATCACGACGCTGTTTGATCCGTCATCCCTGTCGATCGACATGCTGACCTATCAGGATTTGATCGAGGCGGGCGATGTTGTGGGGCCCCGGCTTTACACAACCGGCCCGGCGATTTTCGATTTCAATGATTTCCGGTCCAAGGGCGAAGTTGTCTCCGTTCTGCGGCGTTACAGTGATTATTACCGCCTCTCGAACCTGAAACAGTATCGCACCGGCAATCGCCGGGTGCGCCAGTGGGTGGCCGAAGCGGCCAATGAGCTGGGATTGTCGGCGACCACGGAAGGCGCGCTGTCCTACAGATTTTCCCTGACCGGAATTCTCGACGGCTTTTCGGGCGTTGAGCATGCGACGCCGCCGATAGGTCCGCATAAGGATTTTGTCGATCTGTCCGCCAGGAGCGGCACAAGCGGCACGCTGACGCTGATGATCACGCATGGCGGCCTGCCGGCGGACCGGGTTTTCATGGCGCGCGATGACGCCTTCAACAATCAGAAATATGCCGATTTCGTGCCTGAATGGTTCCGCGAGATGCGGTTTCAGAATGTGCCTGCCGCGCCGCTGTGCGATTATACCTATGGCGTTGTGGGCGCAGGCGCGCTGAGCGTGCACCAAGCGGGCGGCGTGGTGGGGCTTGGCGCGCATGGCGACATTCCGGGCCTGGGCACGCAATGGGAATTGCAGGCGTATGTCGAGAGCGGCTGGACGCCCGGCGAAGCCTTGTGGGCCGCCACGATGGGCAGCGCACAAACGATTTCGCGAGACCATGCTTTGGGCAGTCTCGAAACAGGAAAATTTGCGGATCTTGTAATCCTCAATACCAATCCGCTGGCGGATATAAAGAACACGCTCGACATCCGGTATGTGATGAAAAACGGGCGGCTCTATCAGCCAGGGACACTCACTGAAGCGCAAGCGACAGTGAACCACTGA
- a CDS encoding TonB-dependent siderophore receptor — translation MVQTQRQSATGNFFKATLLSAAAGLSVLAPVALAQEEDADSVQEAVIVIAPEYVPTSSLTATKSGIPLVETPQSISVITRDQIDLLNFIDAQQAVRYVAGVSGENYGPDLRFDFISIRGFTPRQFVDGLATPVSTSIRSTGVDLYAFETLDILKGPASVLYGSAPPGGIYNQTSRRAEAETSGEVTLQYGTDDYKQIAATGTTALTDTISGRLTVLARDREAERDFVEAQRYLVAPALNIKLGPQTELDLLGYYQDDQVDGDTNGFLPIFGTLLPNPLGKVDPSVNLGEPDFNFYERDQYGVGFEFTHSFSEALQFDANLKYTDYAEYRDVIYGTGLLADNRTVTRGNSPYQEDVSNLAIDTRLSGDLTSGSITHRFLVGLDYRNVDNNAGYGFTGASSIDLFDPVYNQVPNISPGITTRFNEQEATQLGIYAQDQIKFGKLLLLASGRFDKVESEYLQAFTPFGSPAPSTSSDQEKFTYRIGANYLLDSGVSPYISYATSFEPVLGADINGDAFDPTIGTQVEAGVKYDGSNLRDGFDIFASAAVFNILQEDVVATSSSLSTPVFGIQLGEVEVSGAEFEFVARIDDALSLNGSYSFTDSEIKDSNTPLEIGQPLPVTPEHKFSFLVDYTVQGGSFRGLGYNVGVRYSSESAGSLPSAFNPVVYNSDELFLFDASIRYDTEKWRFAINSSNLLDDEYVARCASTSNCTYGAGRQVIASVTRKF, via the coding sequence ATGGTGCAAACACAACGCCAATCGGCAACAGGAAACTTCTTCAAGGCGACGCTTCTCAGCGCGGCGGCCGGTCTCTCGGTATTGGCGCCAGTGGCGCTGGCCCAGGAAGAGGACGCGGACAGTGTTCAGGAGGCCGTGATTGTCATTGCGCCTGAATATGTTCCGACAAGTTCTCTGACGGCAACGAAATCGGGTATCCCCCTTGTGGAAACACCGCAATCCATCTCCGTGATCACGCGGGACCAGATCGACCTTCTGAACTTCATCGATGCGCAGCAGGCCGTTCGTTACGTTGCCGGTGTGTCAGGTGAAAACTATGGCCCGGATCTGCGTTTCGATTTTATTTCAATTCGTGGCTTCACGCCGCGTCAGTTTGTTGACGGTCTGGCCACACCTGTTTCCACGTCTATCCGGTCTACGGGTGTTGATCTCTATGCGTTCGAAACGCTCGACATTCTGAAAGGCCCAGCCTCGGTTCTGTATGGGAGCGCGCCTCCCGGAGGCATCTACAACCAGACGAGCCGACGCGCCGAGGCCGAGACCAGCGGCGAAGTTACGCTTCAGTATGGCACGGACGATTACAAACAAATCGCCGCGACCGGAACGACGGCGCTGACCGATACGATCAGCGGGCGCCTGACGGTTCTGGCGCGCGACCGGGAAGCGGAGCGGGATTTCGTTGAAGCGCAGCGCTATCTTGTTGCGCCAGCTCTCAACATCAAACTTGGCCCTCAAACCGAACTCGATCTGCTTGGCTATTATCAGGACGATCAGGTTGATGGCGACACCAACGGCTTCCTTCCAATCTTCGGAACGCTTCTGCCCAACCCGCTTGGGAAGGTTGATCCTTCGGTGAACCTGGGTGAGCCAGACTTCAACTTCTATGAGCGTGATCAGTACGGCGTTGGCTTTGAATTCACGCATAGCTTCAGCGAGGCTTTGCAGTTTGATGCGAACCTGAAATATACCGATTATGCCGAGTACCGGGACGTCATCTACGGAACCGGGCTTCTTGCGGACAATCGCACCGTCACGCGCGGAAACTCTCCCTACCAGGAGGATGTCTCCAACCTTGCGATTGATACACGTTTGTCGGGCGATTTGACGTCAGGAAGCATCACGCATCGCTTCCTGGTTGGGCTTGATTACCGCAATGTCGACAACAATGCCGGCTATGGCTTCACGGGCGCCAGCTCGATTGATCTCTTTGATCCGGTATACAATCAGGTGCCGAATATCAGCCCCGGTATAACGACCCGCTTCAATGAGCAGGAAGCGACGCAGCTCGGCATTTATGCCCAAGACCAGATAAAGTTCGGCAAGCTTCTCCTGCTGGCGAGTGGTCGCTTCGACAAGGTCGAAAGTGAGTATCTACAAGCGTTCACGCCATTTGGTTCGCCCGCTCCGTCAACGAGTTCAGATCAGGAGAAATTCACCTACCGGATCGGCGCAAACTATCTTCTTGATAGCGGCGTGTCTCCCTATATCAGCTACGCGACATCGTTTGAGCCTGTGCTGGGGGCAGATATAAATGGGGATGCTTTCGACCCGACGATCGGCACACAAGTAGAAGCGGGTGTGAAGTATGATGGGAGCAATCTCAGAGACGGTTTCGATATCTTCGCCTCTGCAGCTGTTTTCAATATCCTGCAGGAGGACGTGGTCGCGACCTCTTCAAGCCTTTCTACGCCCGTGTTTGGCATTCAGCTCGGTGAAGTCGAAGTATCGGGCGCTGAATTCGAGTTCGTTGCGCGCATCGATGATGCTCTGTCCTTGAACGGATCTTATAGTTTCACGGACAGCGAGATCAAAGACAGCAACACGCCGCTCGAAATTGGTCAGCCGCTGCCGGTCACGCCGGAACACAAGTTCTCTTTCCTGGTCGATTATACCGTTCAGGGCGGAAGCTTCCGTGGGCTCGGCTACAATGTGGGCGTGCGTTACAGCAGCGAAAGCGCAGGCAGCCTGCCAAGCGCGTTCAACCCGGTAGTTTATAACAGCGATGAGTTGTTCCTGTTCGATGCCAGCATCCGGTACGACACTGAAAAATGGCGCTTTGCCATCAACAGCTCGAACCTTCTGGACGATGAGTATGTGGCGCGCTGTGCCAGCACTTCGAACTGCACCTATGGCGCCGGCCGCCAGGTCATTGCTTCGGTGACGCGCAAGTTCTGA